The Maylandia zebra isolate NMK-2024a linkage group LG7, Mzebra_GT3a, whole genome shotgun sequence genome contains a region encoding:
- the adora2ab gene encoding adenosine A2a receptor b codes for MPNSSLVYIGLELVIACLSVAGNVLVCWSVCLNSNLQSITNFFVVSLAIADIAVGLLAIPFAIAISTGFCANFYGCLFIACFVLVLTQSSIFSLLAIAVDRYIAIKNPLRYNSLVTGKRAKGIIALCWVLSVGIGLTPMFGWNTGWNSTTTATKSQGCPEGMTHCLFERVVPLDYMVYFNFFGCVLVPLVIMLVIYIHIFMAARRQLRMMSLKVAHVPAPGQKTPSSGSSRSILQKEVHAAKSLAIIVGLFALCWLPVHIINCINHICQDCERPHIWVMNIAIILSHANSVVNPFIYAYRLREFRHTFRKILYQHILGKRDGHVFGVESADGRGVRSTSIMQTSARTSKEDLSCGTMVNSYVPDSGAEKTTSNASHEILDSVPNSNTPNGHQKATGTPSEVQHQPGILASSAQEAATSATNLGGATDILELKDRGSCITFVNVQAFPLKQNDCSLSSKITEIS; via the exons ATGCCGAATAGCAGTCTGGTCTATATTGGCCTGGAGCTGGTGATTGCTTGCCTGTCTGTGGCTGGGAATGTCCTGGTCTGCTGGTCTGTCTGCCTCAACTCCAACCTGCAGAGCATCACCAACTTCTTTGTAGTGTCACTGGCAATCGCTGATATTGCTGTGGGACTGCTGGCGATTCCCTTCGCTATCGCTATTAG TACTGGTTTCTGTGCAAATTTCTACGGCTGCCTGTTCATCGCTTGCTTCGTCCTCGTGCTCACTCAGAGCTCCATCTTTAGTCTGCTGGCTATTGCTGTGGACCGCTACATCGCAATCAAAAACCCACTCAG GTACAACAGTCTGGTGACAGGGAAGAGGGCAAAGGGCATCATTGCACTGTGCTGGGTTCTTTCAGTGGGCATCGGCCTGACACCGATGTTTGGCTGGAACACAG GTTGGAACTCCACTACAACTGCCACCAAAAGCCAAGGCTGCCCTGAAGGAATGACTCATTGCTTGTTTGAGAGAGTGGTTCCCCTTGACTATATGGTCTATTTCAATTTCTTTGGCTGCGTGCTGGTGCCCTTGGTGATAATGTTGGTCATCTATATCCATATCTTCATGGCAGCTCGCCGACAGCTTCGAATGATGAGCCTCAAAGTTGCACACGTACCTGCTCCTGGACAGAAAACTCCATCTTCTGGCTCATCTCGTTCGATTCTGCAGAAGGAAGTACACGCTGCAAAATCACTGGCTATTATCGTTGGTTTGTTTGCTCTGTGCTGGCTTCCTGTGCATATTATCAATTGCATCAACCATATTTGCCAGGACTGTGAGCGCCCACACATCTGGGTGATGAACATTGCAATCATTCTCTCCCATGCCAACTCTGTGGTGAATCCCTTTATCTACGCCTACCGCCTTCGAGAATTCAGACATACCTTTCGCAAGATTCTCTATCAGCACATCCTGGGGAAGAGGGATGGGCATGTGTTCGGGGTTGAAAGTGCTGATGGCAGAGGTGTAAGGAGCACTAGTATCATGCAGACATCTGCCCGTACGAGTAAAGAGGATTTATCATGTGGCACAATGGTAAATAGTTATGTTCCAGATTCCGGTGCTGAGAAAACTACATCAAATGCCTCTCATGAGATTTTAGATTCTGTACCTAACAGTAATACACCCAACGGACACCAAAAAGCAACTGGCACCCCATCAGAAGTCCAGCATCAGCCAGGTATTTTGGCATCTTCTGCACAGGAAGCAGCAACGTCCGCCACAAATCTGGGAGGAGCAACAGATATTTTGGAGTTGAAAGACAGAGGAAGCTGCATTACTTTTGTAAATGTTCAGGCATTCCCATTAAAACAGAATGACTGTTCCCTTTCTTCAAAAATCACAGAAATATCATGA
- the snrpd3l gene encoding small nuclear ribonucleoprotein D3 polypeptide, like: MSIGVPIKVLHEAEGHIVTCETNTGEVYRGKLIEAEDNMNCQMSNITVTYRDGRVAQLEQVYIRGSKIRFLILPDMLKNAPMLKSMKNKNQGSGAGRGKAAILKAQVAARGRGRGGMGRGNIFQKRR, translated from the exons ATGTCCATCGGCGTTCCAATCAAGGTCCTGCATGAGGCAGAAGGACACATTGTGACCTGTGAGACCAACACTGGAGAGGTTTACAGAGGCAAGCTGATTGAAGCAGAGGACAACATGAACTGCCAG ATGTCTAATATCACAGTGACTTATCGGGATGGCCGCGTGGCACAGCTGGAGCAAGTTTACATCCGTGGCAGCAAAATCCGCTTTCTGATTTTACCCGATATGTTAAAAAATGCTCCTATGCTGAAGAGTATGAAGAATAAGAACCAGGGATCTGGTGCAGGAAGGGGCAAGGCAGCTATTCTTAAAGCACAAG TGGCTGCAAGAGGACGAGGGCGTGGTGGAATGGGAAGGGGAAACATCTTCCAGAAGAGGCGATAA